From Streptobacillus canis, a single genomic window includes:
- the rpmI gene encoding 50S ribosomal protein L35 codes for MPKMKTHKGAKKRIKVTGTGKFVVKHSGKSHILTKKTHKRKKRLGQDQVLTGGAARKASRLLAGQEGR; via the coding sequence ATGCCAAAGATGAAAACACACAAAGGAGCAAAAAAAAGAATTAAAGTTACAGGAACAGGTAAATTCGTAGTTAAACATTCAGGAAAAAGCCACATCTTAACTAAGAAAACACATAAAAGAAAGAAAAGATTAGGACAAGACCAAGTATTAACTGGTGGAGCAGCTAGAAAAGCATCTAGATTATTAGCAGGACAAGAAGGAAGATAA
- the rplT gene encoding 50S ribosomal protein L20, whose amino-acid sequence MPRVKTGIVRRKKHKKVLNEAKGYRGSTKTNYKKANEAVKKAMAYATEHRKLKKRTMRELWIIRINAATRAEGLSYSKFMNGLKKLNIELDRKVLAELALNNSAEFKALVDKVKAL is encoded by the coding sequence ATGCCAAGAGTAAAAACTGGAATAGTAAGAAGAAAAAAACATAAAAAAGTATTAAATGAAGCAAAAGGATATAGAGGATCTACAAAAACTAATTATAAAAAGGCTAATGAAGCTGTTAAAAAAGCTATGGCTTATGCAACAGAACATAGAAAATTAAAGAAAAGAACAATGAGAGAATTATGGATAATCAGAATTAATGCAGCAACTCGTGCTGAAGGATTATCATATTCTAAATTCATGAATGGATTAAAGAAATTAAACATCGAATTAGACAGAAAAGTTTTAGCAGAATTAGCTTTAAACAACTCTGCAGAATTCAAAGCTTTAGTAGACAAAGTAAAAGCATTATAA
- a CDS encoding PD-(D/E)XK nuclease family protein, which yields MALKFEYKGIDFDLNNNIEDNTLYVFSNFNDKFEIESKDKDIFTTKKYITENEFWEKVILSKKILLKEEKEVVFFYNTLNNEIKKKLQINEYFDCIDIAYRYYSFMKEYIEYGVDLNEIEVHEWQKNIINLYLNINDKMLERAHKEVKIPRYLLPVFSYINQDFLNNFKKIVFVNKFSFTVFEKKILEDIDNLSIFLYVNKNDYDEEKNILKNITMPSLKEKNIKVVECSDKFTQTINILDNLEKFNTFYDMAEKKKAKIKDENIFVNQNELINTLDFSFNHTVAYNILSKIYLAIKNSINGRYLISDIYRLYSIKEFRNEFEIENSDLSILFRESRYNNIYIESEKLESLRLLNEIKKYRSKEEFLELFTRIGNIKSKKEYMFNTNFTFFEALSEVNVLDLDFLSNFVVDYLMLFMKYLDKKTLHADLIEKKNRILDIKKLGTEIKENFALINVQGNIVIKDRNIFSKSQSTLLGLPVSDDLVYENLFNVYRNIAVSNNIYISYIKNEDENISEMPFLTDLVFTNKLKADKKEITMGEKTVILDQLLDKSNIKIKDKVENDLMHKNDKLSDFSNISVTKLLRLINSELDFYLSTNIDESDIFNEDIKVVEVGNITHRIMENIINKIGKKIIHLKDVELLNYINESIELVMNEKENTVLDEYKKYFEMTYLKDLPETIIDFFNKLKKELIHENIVEIYTEKEVGFNLNIEDREIKIKGKSDLIIETETKYYIIDFKTGKYKIDKMKKYANQVEIYSYMDEVKDKEILGYISFIQTFDTFVQVDMNKVEVNKEVIIEKLTSYIKDEVFDLGKVDKYSSFKEVINNGK from the coding sequence ATGGCTCTAAAATTTGAATATAAAGGTATAGATTTTGATTTAAATAATAATATAGAAGATAATACTTTATATGTTTTTTCAAATTTTAATGATAAATTTGAAATAGAAAGTAAAGATAAAGATATTTTTACTACAAAAAAATATATAACTGAAAATGAATTCTGGGAAAAAGTAATATTAAGTAAAAAAATATTACTTAAAGAGGAAAAAGAGGTAGTGTTCTTTTATAATACGCTAAATAATGAAATTAAGAAAAAACTTCAAATAAATGAATATTTTGATTGTATAGATATAGCATATAGATATTATTCATTTATGAAAGAATATATAGAATATGGTGTTGATTTAAATGAAATAGAAGTACATGAGTGGCAAAAAAATATAATTAATCTATATCTTAATATAAATGATAAAATGTTAGAAAGAGCACATAAAGAAGTGAAAATACCTAGATATTTATTACCAGTATTTTCATATATTAATCAAGATTTTCTTAATAATTTTAAGAAGATAGTGTTTGTTAATAAATTTTCATTTACTGTATTTGAGAAGAAAATTTTAGAAGATATTGATAATCTTTCTATATTCCTATATGTAAATAAAAATGATTATGATGAAGAAAAAAATATTTTAAAAAATATTACTATGCCAAGCTTAAAAGAGAAAAATATTAAAGTAGTAGAGTGTAGTGATAAATTTACACAGACTATAAATATTTTAGACAATTTGGAAAAATTTAATACTTTTTATGATATGGCAGAGAAAAAGAAAGCAAAAATAAAAGATGAAAATATTTTTGTTAATCAAAATGAGTTGATAAATACATTAGATTTTTCATTTAATCATACTGTTGCATATAATATACTATCTAAAATATATTTAGCCATAAAAAATTCCATAAATGGTAGATACTTAATTTCAGATATATATAGACTTTACTCAATAAAAGAATTTAGAAATGAATTTGAAATAGAAAATAGCGATTTATCTATTTTATTTAGAGAATCAAGATATAATAACATATATATAGAAAGTGAAAAACTTGAGAGTTTAAGGTTGCTAAATGAAATAAAAAAATATAGAAGTAAGGAAGAATTTTTAGAGTTATTTACAAGAATTGGTAATATTAAATCTAAAAAAGAATATATGTTTAATACTAATTTTACTTTTTTTGAGGCATTAAGTGAAGTTAATGTTCTAGATTTAGATTTTCTATCAAATTTTGTTGTAGATTATTTAATGTTATTTATGAAATATTTAGATAAAAAAACATTACATGCTGATTTAATTGAAAAGAAAAATAGAATATTAGATATAAAAAAATTAGGTACGGAAATAAAAGAAAATTTTGCTTTAATAAATGTACAAGGAAATATTGTAATAAAAGATAGAAATATCTTTTCTAAATCACAAAGTACATTACTTGGTTTACCTGTATCAGATGATTTAGTATATGAAAACCTATTTAATGTTTATAGAAATATTGCAGTTTCAAATAATATATATATAAGCTATATAAAAAATGAAGATGAGAATATATCAGAAATGCCATTTTTAACTGATTTAGTTTTTACAAATAAATTAAAAGCTGATAAAAAGGAAATAACTATGGGAGAAAAGACAGTTATTTTAGATCAATTACTAGATAAAAGCAATATTAAGATTAAAGATAAAGTTGAAAATGATTTGATGCATAAAAATGATAAATTATCTGATTTTAGTAATATATCAGTTACTAAATTATTGAGACTTATTAATTCGGAATTAGATTTCTACTTATCTACTAATATAGATGAAAGTGATATATTTAATGAAGATATTAAAGTAGTTGAAGTAGGAAATATTACACATAGGATTATGGAAAATATTATAAATAAAATAGGTAAAAAGATTATTCATTTAAAAGATGTAGAGTTATTAAACTATATTAATGAGTCTATAGAATTAGTTATGAATGAAAAGGAAAATACTGTACTTGATGAGTATAAAAAATACTTTGAAATGACATATTTAAAAGACTTACCTGAAACGATAATAGATTTCTTTAATAAGCTAAAGAAAGAATTAATACATGAAAATATAGTTGAAATATATACTGAAAAAGAAGTAGGATTTAATTTAAATATAGAAGATAGAGAAATTAAGATTAAAGGAAAATCAGATTTAATAATAGAGACAGAAACAAAATACTATATTATTGATTTTAAAACAGGAAAATATAAGATAGATAAAATGAAAAAATATGCGAATCAAGTAGAAATATATTCATATATGGATGAGGTAAAAGATAAGGAAATTTTAGGGTATATTTCATTCATACAAACATTTGATACCTTTGTTCAAGTAGATATGAATAAAGTAGAAGTAAATAAAGAAGTAATAATTGAAAAATTAACTTCATATATTAAAGATGAAGTATTTGATTTAGGTAAAGTAGATAAATATTCTAGTTTTAAGGAGGTAATTAACAATGGAAAATAA
- a CDS encoding UvrD-helicase domain-containing protein, translating to MENKKTVVKASAGTGKTYRLSLEYIYFLLLDIDFRNILVMTFTKKATAEIKNRIFEFILTIISKDEKSHELIKNIESNFEYKFKPGDIDKLTHIYKDMLINKNRVRIDTIDGFTAKVFNTCIAEPILDIYDYDVLTEDTETERTLYTDFVIKLINNPRFKYKYEKTEIKEIIREIKKNFLYNKEELLSIKKIDEKYSLSDVINKAKNLFFNELNIEFNGELPKVKKDIEKVKDILIQVNDVNTEFYYSKLNKYFKEIFTVFDIFDLRAKKSSEVVKDIIENKMEISKKIQEFQIIRYIYESDKKTKEVYENSKIVFEEDFKLKKENKLLEFNDITYYTLKYIFDEKLGLVKDGKVTEAFYELMDGKIEALMVDEFQDTSVPQFKFMKLIMDGAKIVTCVGDEKQSIYEWRGGYKKLFEDLEKTLGEDTVVKNLGTCYRSEKNIIDFVNDKFSKLEDYGYETVNSSKEDKNAGYVETILVKKVETGNGNADKIENEDFIIKAIVNKIIENKDYTDTAVLLRENKALEKVAKYLDENNISYSLITKSNILDVEVVKNAHRLVKYLVTKNELYKFEFLRSSIKNYSLDDIDEVINGKVDEDVEFFKNNFDRHNSYNSNDFDFAKEYLSRFGYTVNEDANDILNLNVYFSKMKEFNNLFDFYESIEKNKETRKSIIEKDGIILTTIHASKGLEYKNVYTYDDSFDKNKLGYKKYVFYDNEYNVSNFKLTQYDILYKMFKNIMESKNFDDIEKGIFLEYLKNYDNVYDEYTVINKSFKDAYLNVNYVGYTRARENCYVFFEKTGPLIKVVEKVGERKSKEIKEKETSFVDYSKYSNYLTQTNYLEAENEEYDIDRINKQKEGSAIHYFFEVYNGDVEVAIDIVKKKYGNLLSDESFSRVLDLIDKNITKYTHILNTNLKKYSEFKIFDREDNDKMYIIDLLLLDNENKKAYIYDFKTGHNVINNPKYIKQLENYKRILSKELEEFEIFTQILPLDE from the coding sequence ATGGAAAATAAAAAAACTGTTGTAAAAGCAAGTGCTGGTACAGGTAAAACATATAGATTATCACTAGAATATATTTATTTTTTACTTTTAGATATTGATTTCAGAAATATATTGGTTATGACTTTTACTAAAAAAGCAACGGCAGAAATAAAAAATAGAATATTTGAATTTATTTTAACTATAATATCTAAAGATGAAAAATCACATGAATTAATTAAAAATATAGAAAGTAATTTTGAATATAAATTTAAACCTGGTGATATAGATAAATTAACTCATATATATAAAGATATGTTGATAAATAAAAATAGAGTTAGAATAGATACTATAGATGGATTTACAGCAAAAGTATTTAATACATGTATTGCTGAACCTATACTTGATATTTATGATTATGATGTATTAACAGAAGATACAGAAACAGAAAGAACTTTGTATACAGACTTTGTTATTAAACTAATTAATAATCCAAGATTTAAATATAAGTATGAAAAAACAGAAATCAAAGAGATAATAAGAGAGATAAAAAAGAATTTTCTATATAATAAAGAAGAATTACTTAGTATAAAAAAAATAGATGAAAAATATAGTTTAAGTGATGTAATAAACAAGGCTAAAAATCTATTTTTCAATGAATTAAATATAGAATTTAATGGTGAGTTACCAAAGGTAAAAAAAGATATAGAAAAAGTAAAAGATATATTAATTCAAGTTAATGATGTAAATACTGAATTCTATTATTCGAAATTAAATAAATATTTTAAAGAAATTTTTACTGTATTTGATATATTTGATTTAAGAGCAAAAAAATCATCTGAAGTAGTAAAAGATATAATAGAAAATAAGATGGAAATATCAAAAAAAATACAGGAATTTCAAATTATTAGATATATTTATGAAAGTGATAAAAAAACTAAAGAAGTTTATGAAAATTCGAAAATTGTATTTGAAGAAGACTTTAAGTTAAAGAAGGAAAATAAATTATTAGAGTTTAATGATATTACATACTATACTCTTAAGTATATTTTTGATGAAAAGTTAGGATTAGTTAAAGATGGAAAAGTTACAGAAGCGTTTTATGAGTTAATGGATGGTAAGATAGAAGCCTTAATGGTAGATGAGTTTCAAGATACAAGTGTTCCTCAATTTAAATTTATGAAACTAATAATGGATGGAGCTAAAATTGTTACATGTGTAGGAGATGAGAAACAAAGTATTTATGAATGGCGTGGAGGATATAAAAAATTATTTGAAGATCTAGAAAAAACTTTAGGAGAAGATACGGTAGTTAAAAATTTAGGGACATGTTATAGATCTGAAAAGAATATTATTGATTTTGTAAATGATAAGTTCTCTAAACTTGAAGATTATGGATATGAGACTGTCAATTCAAGTAAAGAAGATAAAAATGCCGGATATGTTGAAACTATATTAGTAAAAAAAGTAGAAACTGGTAATGGAAATGCAGATAAAATAGAAAATGAAGATTTTATAATTAAAGCAATTGTAAATAAAATAATTGAAAATAAAGACTATACGGATACAGCTGTATTATTGAGAGAGAATAAGGCTCTCGAAAAAGTAGCTAAATACTTAGATGAAAATAATATTAGTTATTCATTAATAACTAAATCAAATATTTTAGATGTAGAAGTTGTTAAAAACGCTCATAGATTAGTAAAATATTTGGTTACTAAAAACGAATTATATAAATTTGAATTTTTAAGAAGCAGTATAAAAAATTATAGTTTAGATGATATTGATGAGGTTATTAATGGTAAAGTAGATGAGGATGTAGAATTTTTCAAAAATAATTTTGATAGACATAATTCATACAATTCAAATGATTTTGATTTTGCTAAGGAATATTTATCTAGATTTGGATATACTGTAAATGAAGATGCTAATGATATACTTAATTTAAATGTATATTTTTCTAAAATGAAAGAATTTAATAATTTATTTGATTTCTATGAGAGCATAGAAAAAAATAAAGAAACAAGAAAATCTATTATAGAAAAAGATGGTATTATTCTTACAACTATACATGCTTCTAAGGGACTTGAGTATAAAAATGTCTATACTTATGATGATAGTTTTGATAAAAATAAGTTAGGATATAAAAAGTATGTGTTTTATGATAATGAATATAATGTATCTAATTTTAAATTAACACAATATGATATCTTGTATAAAATGTTTAAAAATATAATGGAAAGTAAGAATTTTGATGATATAGAAAAAGGCATATTTTTAGAATATTTAAAAAATTATGATAATGTTTATGATGAATATACTGTTATTAATAAAAGCTTTAAAGACGCATATTTAAATGTTAATTATGTAGGATATACAAGAGCTAGAGAAAATTGTTATGTATTCTTTGAAAAAACAGGGCCATTAATTAAAGTTGTAGAAAAAGTTGGTGAAAGAAAATCAAAAGAGATAAAAGAAAAAGAAACTTCTTTTGTAGATTATTCAAAATATTCTAATTATTTAACACAAACTAATTATTTAGAGGCAGAAAATGAAGAATATGATATTGATAGAATTAATAAACAAAAAGAAGGAAGTGCAATACATTATTTCTTTGAAGTATATAACGGTGATGTTGAAGTTGCTATAGATATAGTTAAAAAGAAATATGGTAATTTATTATCTGATGAAAGTTTTAGTAGAGTATTAGATTTAATTGATAAAAATATTACGAAATATACACATATATTGAATACTAATTTGAAAAAATATTCTGAATTTAAAATTTTTGATAGAGAAGATAATGATAAAATGTATATTATAGATTTATTACTATTAGATAATGAAAATAAAAAGGCATATATATATGATTTTAAAACGGGACATAATGTAATTAACAATCCTAAATATATTAAACAATTAGAAAACTATAAAAGAATTTTATCTAAAGAATTAGAAGAATTTGAGATATTTACTCAAATACTTCCATTAGATGAATAA
- the gltS gene encoding sodium/glutamate symporter, with the protein MKYILDLDMIQTVGLAVIFLVIGIRLKKRSKVLQKYCMPNAVIGGFLFSILALILKYLNIIEFNFDTTLQDFFMIMFFTSVGFNASFSLLKKGGIKLVLFLFVAVLLIFFQNAVAIVIGKLLNVNPLISLMTGSTPMTGGHGTSSAIAENINMDGLKTIAIAAATFGTIVGSLFGPPLGKKLIEKYNLKSQDTIEESIEEDNEIHELDEERFATAFFILLFTMSVGTILNIWFKQAGLKLPVYIGPMFVAAIIRNISDIFYKEMPMKEIQVLESISLNLFLSIALISLKLWQLFGLAGPLTILLLAQVITTYLFIRFITFNVMGRNFDAAVIAAGHMGFGMGATPNALANMKSINDEFGYSKVAFLVVPIVGALFIDFFNISIITIFIQYFS; encoded by the coding sequence ATGAAATATATTTTAGATTTAGATATGATACAAACTGTCGGACTAGCAGTTATTTTCTTAGTTATTGGTATTAGACTAAAGAAAAGATCTAAAGTCTTACAGAAATATTGCATGCCAAATGCAGTAATAGGAGGTTTCCTATTTTCAATATTAGCATTAATTCTTAAATATCTGAATATTATAGAATTTAATTTTGATACTACTTTACAAGATTTCTTTATGATAATGTTTTTTACTAGCGTTGGATTTAATGCAAGTTTTTCACTACTTAAAAAGGGTGGAATAAAATTAGTATTATTCTTATTTGTAGCTGTATTATTAATTTTCTTCCAAAACGCCGTAGCAATAGTAATTGGAAAATTACTTAATGTAAATCCTTTAATTTCTTTAATGACTGGATCTACTCCTATGACTGGAGGACATGGAACATCAAGTGCAATAGCTGAAAATATTAACATGGATGGTTTAAAAACAATTGCAATCGCAGCAGCTACATTTGGTACTATAGTTGGTTCTTTATTTGGTCCACCATTAGGGAAAAAACTAATTGAAAAATATAACTTAAAATCTCAAGATACTATTGAAGAATCAATAGAAGAAGATAATGAAATTCATGAATTAGATGAAGAAAGATTTGCAACTGCATTCTTTATACTTTTATTCACAATGAGTGTAGGTACAATTTTAAACATTTGGTTTAAACAAGCTGGTTTAAAATTACCAGTATATATAGGCCCAATGTTTGTCGCAGCAATAATTAGAAATATCTCAGATATTTTCTATAAAGAAATGCCTATGAAAGAAATACAAGTATTAGAAAGTATATCACTTAACTTATTCCTTTCAATAGCATTAATATCATTAAAATTATGGCAATTATTCGGACTTGCAGGTCCATTAACAATACTATTATTAGCTCAAGTAATTACAACTTACTTATTCATAAGATTTATTACATTTAATGTTATGGGAAGAAACTTTGATGCTGCTGTTATTGCTGCTGGACATATGGGATTTGGAATGGGAGCAACACCAAATGCCCTTGCTAATATGAAATCTATAAACGATGAATTTGGGTATTCAAAAGTTGCATTCCTTGTAGTTCCTATAGTTGGTGCATTATTTATAGACTTCTTCAATATTAGTATAATAACAATATTTATACAGTATTTTAGTTAA
- the rplU gene encoding 50S ribosomal protein L21 yields the protein MFAVIKTGGKQYKVEVGSLLKVEKLAVEVGTEVSFEEVLMVGDKVGSPLVEGAKVVAEVKEHGKGKKVINFKYNKKTYYRKQGHRQQYTLIEVKDIKG from the coding sequence ATGTTTGCAGTAATTAAAACTGGAGGAAAACAATACAAAGTTGAAGTAGGTTCATTATTAAAAGTTGAAAAATTAGCCGTAGAAGTAGGAACTGAAGTTTCATTTGAAGAAGTATTAATGGTAGGAGATAAAGTAGGATCACCATTAGTAGAAGGAGCTAAAGTAGTAGCTGAAGTTAAAGAACACGGTAAAGGTAAAAAAGTTATCAACTTTAAATACAATAAAAAAACATACTACAGAAAACAAGGTCATAGACAACAATATACTTTAATTGAAGTTAAAGATATTAAAGGATAG
- a CDS encoding ribosomal-processing cysteine protease Prp has translation MTNVEFSEKEDKIVSFLIKGHTEAYNYGEDIVCASISATSIMTLNGLIEVLKVKKLNYEMKDGYIFCDLRNVDAEDLNKSQSLLKSLAIMLKQISKDYPKNVQFRARRYGK, from the coding sequence ATGACAAACGTTGAATTTTCTGAAAAAGAAGATAAAATTGTATCCTTTTTAATAAAGGGACATACAGAAGCATATAACTATGGAGAAGACATAGTATGTGCATCAATTTCTGCCACATCTATAATGACATTAAATGGCCTAATAGAAGTGTTGAAAGTAAAGAAATTGAATTATGAAATGAAAGATGGATATATTTTTTGTGACCTGAGAAATGTTGACGCGGAAGATTTAAATAAGTCTCAAAGTCTGCTAAAATCTTTAGCAATAATGCTAAAACAAATTTCAAAAGATTATCCAAAAAATGTACAATTTAGAGCTAGGAGGTATGGAAAATGA
- the rpmA gene encoding 50S ribosomal protein L27, giving the protein MILKLNLQLFASKKGQGSTKNGRDSNPKYLGVKRYDGEAVKAGNIIVRQRGTKFHPGNNMGLGKDYTLFALIEGYVKFETFKGKKRVSVYPEKIVK; this is encoded by the coding sequence ATGATATTAAAGTTGAATTTACAATTATTCGCCTCAAAAAAGGGACAAGGGTCAACTAAAAATGGTAGAGACTCAAACCCTAAATATTTAGGAGTAAAAAGATATGATGGTGAAGCTGTAAAAGCTGGAAACATAATTGTTAGACAAAGAGGAACTAAATTCCACCCAGGAAACAACATGGGACTTGGAAAAGATTACACTTTATTTGCTTTAATTGAAGGTTACGTTAAATTTGAAACATTCAAAGGTAAAAAAAGAGTAAGTGTTTACCCAGAAAA